In a single window of the Drosophila subpulchrella strain 33 F10 #4 breed RU33 chromosome X, RU_Dsub_v1.1 Primary Assembly, whole genome shotgun sequence genome:
- the LOC119555885 gene encoding p21-activated protein kinase-interacting protein 1-like yields the protein MPPDIEIIVGTYEEYLLGYQLSESPEDATPAKLQLKQTFADRSHAGSIKAVAVQGPWVASGGSDDRIFVYDMRTRKQSQILLSHAGTVNTLQFSPDLTHLLSGSADGHMIATRVGSWTTEGDWRKAHAGQAVTHISCHPSSKLALSLGGDQVLNTWNLVKGRVAYKTNLKSKTTLGSQPDCLSWSTQGDHFTLSGPLCLEVWDIKNAHVVRRSKTPAKPICVAWLNGNELLAGLENGSIAWISLKDEEDAPPTIIPAHEARVKAMAYLNESLATVSSAGEIKVWRIDLEKRELEEIASTNMDCRPTGLGLLDLTQFGNARPVEQRIKVEKKPKAKTESGQTAKPAAPRGFVTIEYEQDEKQEPEEEAVTTPKPKPKKKAAKKAPQEPEESSEESNSSDEESEDFSDSDSDASSDGGHRKRKPTKRKQPPTPSSKRKVKQQKKK from the exons ATGCCGCCGGACATCGAGATCATAGTGGGCACCTACGAGGAGTACCTGCTGGGCTACCAGCTGTCCGAATCGCCGGAGGACGCCACACCAGCCAAACTGCAGCTAAAACAGACTTTTGCGGACAGATCCCATGCCGGATCCATAAAAGCGGTGGCCGTGCAAGGACCCTGGGTGGCCAGTGGCGGCAGCGATGACCGGATCTTCGTCTACGACATGCGGACGCGGAAGCAGTCGCAGATCCTGCTCTCGCACGCGGGCACTGTGAATACGCTGCAATTCTCGCCGGATCTAACGCACTTGCTTTCTGGTAGTGCCGATGGCCACATGATCGCCACCCGCGTGGGCAGCTGGACCACGGAGGGCGATTGGCGGAAGGCCCATGCCGGCCAGGCCGTCACCCACATCAGTTGCCATCCCAGCAGCAAGCTGGCCTTGTCCTTGGGCGGCGACCAGGTGCTGAACACCTGGAACCTGGTCAAGGGACGTGTGGCCTACAAGACCAATTTGAAGAGCAAGACAACGCTGGGCAGCCAACCGGATTGCCTGTCCTGGTCCACACAGGGCGACCACTTCACGCTGAGCGGTCCATTGTGCCTGGAGGTCTGGGACATCAAGAACGCCCATGTGGTGCGACGTTCCAAGACGCCAGCGAAGCCAATTTGCGTTGCCTGGCTGAACGGGAACGAGCTCCTGGCTGGCTTGGAAAACGGCAGCATTGCCTGGATTTCCCTCAAGGACGAAGAGGATGCTCCC CCAACCATCATTCCTGCACACGAGGCGAGGGTCAAGGCCATGGCCTATCTGAACGAATCACTGGCTACCGTCTCCAG CGCCGGCGAAATCAAAGTCTGGAGGATTGACCTGGAGAAGCGCGAGCTGGAGGAGATTGCCAGCACCAACATGGACTGCCGACCCACTGGCTTGGGCCTGCTGGATCTCACTCAGTTCGGCAATGCCCGTCCGGTGGAGCAGCGCATCAAAGTGGAGAAGAAACCAAAGGCCAAGACAGAAAGCGGCCAAACCGCTAAGCCTGCGGCACCACGCGGATTCGTGACCATTGAGTACGAGCAGGATGAGAAGCAGGAGCCCGAGGAGGAGGCAGTTACCACCCCCAAACCGAAGCCAAAGAAGAAAGCGGCTAAAAAGGCGCCTCAGGAACCAGAGGAATCCTCCGAAGAGAGCAACTCCTCGGATGAGGAAAGCGAGGACTTCTCCGACAGCGACAGTGACGCCTCCAGTGATGGCGGTCATCGTAAGAGGAAGCCCACCAAGCGGAAACAGCCACCCACTCCATCCTCCAAACGAAAAGTCAAACAACAGAAAAAGAAATAA